In Bacteroidia bacterium, a genomic segment contains:
- a CDS encoding PKD domain-containing protein: MKYIFTFLIAVLMSVVLFAQNNTTSTKRKCGFEEVQKWRLQNEPGYAEVYQKLQDFTNKFVADHPNGYSPKAVITIPVVFHIVLSTAQQATFADLRCTEQIAVMNQDYAGLNTHSMGPFAASLKTNTDLQFCLATISPTGAATNGIERRDWAGAPWGTSSDVKHFATGGLDSWPTTDYLNIWVCDLGGGLCGYALTPGGAATNPEYGLVNHYEYTGVTGASPPYNLGGTGTHESGHCFDLKHTWGDAGGCSPDDLVADTPPQDIETYGNPTPPLLDACSGTAPGIMYMNFMDYVDDIAYANFTPGQKTRIQACFAPGGPLEQLGQSAKCGVPLVADFVGVPCVPLTVNIGGLVDFTDLTTGNPTAWQWTFTGAGAGPGPLTSTIQNPQNIQYNTVGLFPVKLKVTKPNFADSITKIAYIEVIDPAAVNCDFVGNPTVILSGNTVDFTDLSTNVPTSWQWTFDGGVPNTSTVKNPQNILYSTPGIYNVWHRAANAATNDTLTKLGYIKVIDPADIPHADFMADFTIRPVGSNINFTNLSTGIYDSLHWYFSGAVPTNSVVNNPALVNYPVIGDFDVTLILFSGYGNDTLTKQLYIHIFDPAIADTVHANFHATTGRLIVQGGAVSFEDLSIGNITGWQWTFQGGTPATSTTQNPQNIVYSTPGIYDVCLIVSNATFRDTLCKTDYVVVTTETWPDPNGFCDTVSNIYQGEHPLTFMHLTPQHWGYFPGHNQLLYKYYADKVTNYTFTDVTGLVVPVVKAYSASPNNKVRFTVWDVNSQGLPGNRIGYKDELISSFTPYLYHPVHFTTPIPVNGEFFVGFELFYNSPADTFVVYMAPNRGITGTNNLYLRKTTASAWKTPTEFFNDTMLVNTTLAIQIQGCLVGIEEIDMDNQISIYPNPAYDKLNIELIDVITNSFDCKVYDLTGRSIGVEPFETNSNHYEIDLSRFNSGIYLLELNVNNQKVTKKISVIK, encoded by the coding sequence ATGAAATACATTTTTACTTTTTTAATTGCAGTTTTAATGTCGGTAGTTTTATTTGCTCAGAATAATACTACAAGCACAAAGCGTAAATGTGGTTTTGAAGAAGTTCAGAAATGGCGTTTACAAAATGAACCTGGATATGCAGAGGTTTATCAGAAATTACAGGATTTTACAAATAAATTTGTTGCTGATCACCCAAATGGCTATTCTCCAAAAGCTGTAATAACAATACCTGTTGTTTTTCATATTGTTTTATCTACTGCTCAACAAGCTACTTTTGCCGATTTAAGATGTACTGAACAAATAGCTGTGATGAATCAGGATTATGCAGGATTAAATACCCATTCAATGGGACCCTTTGCTGCAAGCTTAAAAACCAATACAGATCTTCAGTTTTGTTTGGCTACAATTAGTCCTACTGGAGCTGCAACAAATGGAATTGAAAGAAGAGACTGGGCTGGAGCACCATGGGGTACAAGCTCAGATGTAAAACATTTTGCAACCGGAGGTTTAGATAGTTGGCCAACTACAGATTATTTAAATATTTGGGTTTGTGATCTTGGAGGAGGCTTATGTGGATATGCACTTACTCCAGGTGGTGCTGCTACAAATCCTGAATACGGATTGGTAAATCATTATGAATATACAGGTGTTACTGGTGCTTCACCACCATATAATTTAGGTGGCACAGGTACTCATGAAAGTGGTCACTGTTTTGATTTAAAACATACATGGGGAGATGCTGGTGGTTGTTCACCTGACGATTTAGTTGCTGATACTCCTCCTCAGGATATTGAGACTTATGGCAATCCAACACCTCCTTTGTTAGATGCTTGTTCGGGAACTGCTCCTGGAATTATGTATATGAATTTTATGGATTATGTTGATGATATAGCATATGCAAATTTCACTCCAGGTCAGAAAACAAGAATTCAGGCTTGTTTTGCTCCGGGTGGACCTCTTGAGCAACTTGGACAATCTGCTAAATGTGGCGTTCCATTAGTTGCTGATTTTGTTGGTGTACCATGTGTTCCTTTAACAGTAAATATTGGCGGATTGGTTGATTTTACTGATTTAACAACTGGTAACCCAACTGCATGGCAATGGACTTTTACAGGAGCAGGTGCCGGTCCTGGACCTTTAACATCAACAATACAAAATCCTCAAAATATTCAATATAATACAGTAGGTTTATTCCCTGTTAAATTAAAAGTTACAAAACCAAATTTTGCAGATAGTATCACCAAGATAGCTTATATTGAAGTTATAGATCCTGCAGCTGTAAATTGTGATTTTGTTGGAAACCCAACAGTTATTTTATCAGGAAATACAGTTGATTTTACTGATTTAAGTACAAATGTTCCAACTTCATGGCAATGGACTTTTGATGGGGGTGTACCAAATACTTCAACAGTTAAGAATCCACAAAATATACTTTATAGCACTCCAGGTATTTATAACGTATGGCACAGGGCTGCAAATGCTGCAACAAATGATACTTTAACAAAACTTGGATATATTAAGGTAATTGATCCTGCTGATATACCACATGCTGATTTTATGGCAGATTTCACAATCAGACCTGTTGGCTCTAATATTAATTTCACAAATTTATCCACTGGTATTTATGATTCTCTTCATTGGTATTTTAGTGGTGCTGTTCCAACTAATTCTGTTGTAAATAATCCTGCATTAGTTAATTATCCAGTTATTGGGGATTTTGATGTGACACTAATCTTATTTAGTGGTTATGGTAATGATACATTAACAAAGCAACTGTATATTCATATTTTTGATCCTGCAATTGCTGACACGGTTCATGCTAATTTCCATGCAACTACCGGTAGATTAATAGTTCAGGGTGGAGCAGTTAGCTTTGAAGATTTGTCAATTGGAAATATTACAGGATGGCAGTGGACATTCCAGGGTGGAACACCTGCAACTTCTACAACTCAGAATCCACAAAATATTGTTTATTCTACTCCTGGTATATATGATGTTTGTTTAATTGTTAGCAACGCTACTTTCCGTGATACTTTATGTAAAACTGATTATGTTGTTGTAACAACAGAAACATGGCCTGATCCTAATGGTTTCTGTGATACAGTTTCTAATATTTATCAAGGCGAGCATCCATTAACATTTATGCATCTTACTCCACAACATTGGGGATATTTCCCAGGACATAACCAACTTTTATATAAATATTATGCTGATAAAGTAACAAATTATACTTTTACAGATGTTACAGGTTTGGTAGTGCCAGTTGTTAAGGCTTATAGCGCTTCACCAAATAATAAAGTCAGATTTACAGTATGGGATGTAAATAGTCAAGGATTACCTGGAAATAGAATAGGATATAAAGACGAATTAATAAGTTCTTTTACTCCATATTTATATCATCCTGTTCACTTTACTACACCTATTCCTGTAAATGGAGAATTCTTTGTTGGATTTGAGTTGTTTTATAATTCTCCTGCTGATACATTTGTTGTGTATATGGCTCCTAATCGTGGTATTACTGGTACAAATAATTTGTATTTAAGAAAAACTACAGCTTCTGCCTGGAAAACCCCAACTGAATTCTTTAATGATACCATGCTTGTTAATACAACACTTGCAATTCAAATTCAAGGTTGTTTAGTTGGTATTGAAGAAATAGATATGGATAATCAGATTTCAATCTATCCTAATCCAGCATATGATAAACTAAATATTGAATTGATAGATGTTATTACAAATTCTTTTGATTGTAAAGTTTATGATTTAACAGGGCGCAGTATAGGTGTTGAACCTTTTGAAACTAACTCAAATCATTATGAAATAGATTTAAGCAGGTTTAATAGTGGAATTTATTTACTTGAACTAAATGTAAATAATCAAAAGGTAACAAAGAAAATATCTGTAATAAAATAA
- a CDS encoding antibiotic biosynthesis monooxygenase: MILRIVKMELNETKIELFEHFMDNLKEEKLKQDGCLHHDIFCDKDNELMFFSYTIWATEKHLKKYKKTELFKEVTRTVRTLCVKEPIAWTVENVFNSPYDEEV, translated from the coding sequence ATGATACTTAGAATTGTAAAAATGGAGCTCAATGAGACTAAAATTGAGCTTTTCGAACACTTTATGGATAATTTGAAAGAAGAAAAACTTAAACAGGACGGTTGTTTGCATCACGATATTTTTTGTGATAAAGACAATGAACTTATGTTTTTCTCTTATACTATCTGGGCTACAGAAAAGCATTTAAAAAAATATAAAAAGACTGAATTATTTAAAGAGGTTACAAGAACAGTAAGAACATTGTGTGTTAAAGAGCCAATTGCATGGACTGTAGAAAATGTTTTTAATTCCCCATATGATGAAGAAGTATGA
- a CDS encoding SAM-dependent chlorinase/fluorinase, with the protein MPYIALITDWQQNDYYLGAVKGFIYSQLNDVNIIDINNGITKHNLFPAAFILKSCFNDFPEGTIFIIGIQTVIEGDNNYLCFKYLNRYILCSDNGFFTHFTDETPDAVYCLANDSSTFPEKDVFAKCACKILNGENISDFANTINEYKIVKNFYPIIEKSTITGTIIYIDNYGNVIVNINKEQFEKTCNERRFKIILGNTNYHISKINKTYNENNDNEFIALFNSIGLLEIAMNNASIANLIQLEIKSNIRIQFYDT; encoded by the coding sequence ATGCCTTATATTGCATTGATAACAGATTGGCAACAAAATGACTACTACTTAGGTGCAGTTAAGGGTTTTATTTATTCTCAATTAAACGATGTTAATATTATAGATATAAATAATGGCATCACAAAACATAATTTATTTCCGGCAGCATTTATTTTAAAATCATGTTTTAATGATTTTCCTGAAGGTACAATTTTCATCATTGGTATTCAGACTGTAATTGAAGGTGATAATAATTATCTGTGTTTTAAATACCTAAACCGTTATATTTTATGCTCCGATAATGGCTTTTTTACACACTTTACAGATGAGACACCAGATGCAGTTTATTGTTTAGCCAATGATTCATCTACTTTTCCAGAAAAGGATGTTTTTGCCAAATGTGCATGTAAGATATTAAATGGTGAAAATATTTCAGATTTTGCAAACACAATAAATGAATATAAGATTGTTAAGAATTTTTATCCAATAATAGAAAAATCAACAATTACAGGTACTATTATTTATATTGACAATTATGGTAATGTTATTGTAAATATTAACAAAGAGCAATTTGAAAAGACTTGTAACGAAAGAAGATTTAAAATTATTCTTGGAAATACCAATTATCATATCTCAAAAATTAACAAAACATACAACGAAAATAACGACAACGAATTTATTGCATTATTTAACTCTATAGGATTATTAGAAATAGCGATGAATAATGCATCAATTGCGAATCTCATTCAACTTGAAATAAAATCAAATATTAGAATTCAATTTTATGATACTTAG
- a CDS encoding T9SS type A sorting domain-containing protein yields the protein MKRIILFTFFFIVIVNYNNAQISHGGLPLSFSLNLKSNIDKVEIKPLAVNYVNNEDLKFPKDGKPPRVGYGLAADLSLNNSGTWTILEDGSKIWQLQIKSQSALALGVYFDLFHLPVGSNLYLYNEDKTQVIGSFNWLNNDESKLFATEMIYGDLVNIEYYEPKEVFSKPEFHINNIAYFYRGVSDYKNPSWTEPSESCEVNVNCSPVGNNWQDEKKGVARIAIQIAGSYYWCSGSLINNTNQDCTPYFLSAFHCYEGATASDLNQWIFYFNYEASGCTTPSNEPSSNTMTGATLKADANIVGGSDLLLLQLNQTVPNSYHAYMNGWNRANSFPGPGVGIHHPAGSIKKISTFTNAATGTYNSATADAHWTLSWVSNSNGWGVTEGGSSGSPLFDANSRIVGTLTGGSSYCTSQTAADYYGKMYYHWDLNSGGSSAQLKTWLDPAGSGVTTLNGKYCDGSGTTPVCATVNLMSSGLYWNSYANGNNSYGDLAKANYFVTTNQQSIQDVEVQFIYAKGTGNATLGIWNNSGSAGSPGSSPIATKTVPISTIISDINASPIRSTSFHFTSPVTLSGPCYVGVILPTNSGDTVVIWADTSVNSSYNVAWERWSIANGGGWYAYNNPSSWNKNVALAIWPVVCTPSAINEIESLPVSVFPNPAKEEIFIVLPYKAGEKVEISLYDIFGKLCKIYNVVSAENEQVRLDLSNLSNGIYILNGKSISVKFIEKITVIR from the coding sequence ATGAAAAGAATAATACTTTTTACTTTCTTTTTTATTGTAATAGTAAATTATAATAATGCTCAAATTAGCCATGGTGGTTTACCGCTAAGTTTTAGCCTTAATTTAAAATCAAATATTGATAAAGTAGAAATAAAACCACTTGCTGTAAATTATGTAAATAATGAGGACCTTAAATTTCCTAAAGATGGCAAACCTCCAAGGGTTGGTTATGGTTTAGCTGCTGATTTATCTTTGAATAACTCTGGTACTTGGACAATTTTAGAAGATGGCAGCAAGATTTGGCAATTGCAAATTAAATCACAAAGTGCGTTGGCGTTGGGTGTTTATTTTGATTTGTTTCACTTGCCAGTAGGCAGTAATCTCTATTTATATAATGAAGATAAAACACAGGTAATTGGTTCTTTTAATTGGCTTAATAATGATGAGTCAAAATTGTTTGCAACTGAGATGATATATGGTGATTTAGTGAATATTGAATATTATGAACCAAAAGAAGTTTTTTCAAAACCAGAATTTCACATTAATAATATAGCATATTTTTATAGGGGAGTTTCTGATTATAAAAATCCGTCATGGACTGAGCCATCTGAGTCATGTGAGGTGAATGTGAATTGTAGTCCGGTTGGAAATAACTGGCAGGATGAAAAAAAAGGAGTAGCAAGAATAGCAATTCAAATTGCAGGAAGCTATTATTGGTGTTCAGGCTCTTTAATAAATAACACTAATCAGGATTGTACTCCTTATTTTCTTTCAGCATTTCATTGTTATGAGGGAGCAACTGCATCAGACCTTAATCAATGGATTTTTTATTTTAACTATGAGGCTTCAGGGTGCACAACTCCATCAAATGAGCCGAGTTCTAATACTATGACAGGTGCTACATTAAAAGCTGATGCAAATATTGTAGGAGGCTCTGATTTATTGTTGTTGCAGCTAAATCAAACAGTTCCTAATAGTTATCATGCATATATGAATGGATGGAATAGAGCAAATTCTTTCCCTGGACCAGGTGTTGGCATTCATCATCCTGCTGGCAGTATTAAGAAAATTTCAACTTTTACCAATGCTGCAACAGGTACATATAATAGTGCCACAGCAGATGCTCATTGGACTTTGTCATGGGTTTCAAATTCAAACGGATGGGGTGTTACAGAAGGTGGGTCGTCAGGTTCGCCTTTATTTGATGCAAATAGTAGAATTGTTGGCACTTTAACAGGAGGTTCTTCATATTGCACTTCTCAAACAGCTGCTGATTATTATGGTAAAATGTATTATCACTGGGATCTGAATTCAGGCGGTTCTTCTGCGCAATTAAAAACATGGTTAGATCCTGCAGGTTCTGGTGTAACAACTTTGAATGGTAAATATTGTGACGGAAGTGGAACAACACCTGTATGTGCAACAGTTAATTTAATGTCAAGTGGTCTATACTGGAATTCATATGCAAATGGAAATAATTCATATGGTGATTTAGCAAAGGCAAATTATTTTGTTACAACAAATCAACAATCAATTCAGGATGTTGAAGTACAGTTTATATATGCCAAAGGTACTGGTAATGCAACTTTAGGTATTTGGAATAATTCAGGTTCAGCTGGTTCTCCTGGCTCATCACCAATTGCAACCAAAACTGTTCCTATTAGTACTATTATTTCTGATATTAATGCAAGTCCTATAAGATCAACATCATTTCATTTTACCTCTCCTGTAACACTTTCGGGTCCTTGTTATGTAGGAGTTATTTTGCCTACTAATTCAGGCGACACTGTCGTAATTTGGGCAGATACTTCGGTTAATTCATCTTATAACGTTGCTTGGGAAAGATGGAGCATTGCAAATGGTGGTGGATGGTATGCTTATAATAATCCATCATCTTGGAATAAAAATGTTGCACTAGCAATTTGGCCTGTGGTATGCACTCCTTCTGCTATTAATGAGATTGAATCTTTGCCGGTTTCAGTTTTCCCAAATCCTGCTAAAGAAGAAATTTTTATAGTACTTCCTTATAAAGCAGGTGAAAAAGTAGAAATATCTTTATATGATATTTTCGGAAAACTATGCAAGATTTATAATGTTGTATCTGCTGAAAATGAACAGGTAAGACTTGATCTAAGTAATCTTAGTAATGGAATCTACATTTTAAATGGTAAATCAATAAGCGTGAAATTTATTGAGAAAATTACTGTAATAAGATAG
- a CDS encoding T9SS type A sorting domain-containing protein, protein MKKLLSFLLIFTFSFGLMAQQTESNKRICATDDVHQQRMNTDPVYAKNFAELESFVNKFVAEHPNGYSPKAVVTIPVVFHVVLTSAQFASFPDSRITEQMTVLNRDYAGLNTHSMGAFSTSLKSNTELQFCLAAVNPTGGATNGIEKKVLSTSQTWGTSSNIKHTASGGLDAWDVNQYLNIWVCNLGGGLCGYALYPTAPLSNEYGLVCHYQYVGVTGASAPFNLGGTTTHEIGHCFNLKHIWADAAGCSPDDLIADTPPQDQENYGTPSSPLYDACSTTSPGVMFMNFMDYVDDVAYANFTPGQKTRIQACFTAGGPLYNLSLSTVCSSPSADPVAAFTGAPLTVNAGGQVTYTSQSTGTITSYSWSFPGGTPSTSTSAGPVTVTYNTVGVYNAALTVGTPSNTLTKTSYVTVTAPGTTICGDWNTVQNTGFATQYRGISSINIVDANTVWAPAYNGSGTGGSYTQEYTRTSNGGTTWTAGKINGYAAYSIANISAVSATNAWACLFDTANGGGKIMVTTNGGTSWTQQTTAAFNTSSWADFVHFFNANDGIAVGDPNGGYWEIYKTSNGGTTWARVATGNIPAPSSTSEYGWTGVFSAVGNTVWFSSNTGRVYKSTDKGATWTMAATGATDINEVKFIDANNGIATKKVYNTTTGALTTFSTYRTTNGGTSWTAFTPTGSVNTSEMAPVPGTTSTWYSVGGVWPYVASTYGSSYSTDNGASWTAIDALQYTAVSFFNANTGWAGGFNTSASAEGIFKWTPCATIVNDNSSIARDILIYPNPAGNEINILMPYSDGEKININIMDIYGKLCKKIVVYNNIDNAAKIDISELSNGIYLIQGESSNGKFVSKISVVK, encoded by the coding sequence ATGAAAAAACTATTATCATTTTTATTGATTTTTACGTTTTCGTTTGGATTAATGGCTCAACAAACAGAGTCAAACAAACGAATTTGTGCAACAGATGATGTTCATCAACAAAGAATGAACACAGATCCTGTATATGCAAAAAACTTTGCTGAGTTAGAAAGCTTTGTTAATAAATTTGTTGCTGAACATCCAAATGGATATTCACCAAAAGCTGTGGTAACAATTCCGGTTGTTTTTCACGTAGTATTAACAAGTGCTCAATTTGCTTCATTTCCTGATTCAAGAATTACTGAGCAAATGACTGTTTTAAACAGAGACTATGCAGGTCTTAATACTCATTCAATGGGAGCATTTTCAACTTCATTAAAGTCAAATACTGAACTCCAGTTTTGCCTTGCAGCAGTAAATCCTACAGGTGGTGCTACAAATGGAATTGAAAAGAAAGTATTATCAACTAGTCAAACATGGGGAACTTCTTCAAATATTAAACATACAGCTTCAGGTGGTTTGGATGCATGGGATGTAAATCAATATTTAAATATTTGGGTTTGTAATTTGGGTGGTGGACTTTGCGGTTATGCGCTTTATCCAACTGCTCCTTTAAGTAATGAATATGGTTTGGTTTGTCATTATCAGTATGTTGGTGTTACTGGTGCTTCTGCACCATTTAATTTAGGTGGCACAACAACTCACGAAATAGGTCACTGTTTTAATTTAAAACATATTTGGGCTGATGCAGCAGGATGTTCTCCTGATGATTTAATTGCTGATACCCCACCTCAGGATCAGGAAAATTATGGAACTCCTTCAAGTCCTTTATATGATGCTTGTTCAACAACCTCTCCTGGTGTTATGTTTATGAATTTTATGGATTATGTTGACGATGTAGCATATGCTAATTTTACTCCTGGACAGAAAACGAGAATACAAGCATGTTTTACAGCTGGTGGACCTTTATATAATTTAAGTTTATCTACTGTATGTTCAAGTCCATCTGCAGATCCTGTTGCTGCTTTTACTGGTGCACCTTTAACTGTTAATGCTGGAGGTCAGGTAACTTACACAAGTCAATCTACCGGAACAATTACTTCCTATAGTTGGTCATTCCCTGGTGGTACTCCTTCTACATCTACTAGTGCTGGTCCAGTAACTGTAACATATAATACAGTTGGAGTTTATAATGCAGCTTTAACAGTAGGAACCCCATCAAATACTTTAACTAAAACAAGCTATGTTACTGTTACAGCTCCTGGAACTACAATTTGTGGTGACTGGAATACTGTTCAGAATACAGGATTTGCAACACAATACAGAGGTATTTCTTCTATAAATATTGTTGATGCAAATACGGTTTGGGCACCTGCTTATAATGGCTCAGGAACAGGTGGGTCTTATACACAGGAATATACAAGAACCTCAAATGGTGGAACAACATGGACTGCTGGGAAAATTAACGGTTATGCTGCATATAGCATTGCAAATATTTCTGCAGTTAGCGCAACAAATGCTTGGGCATGTTTATTTGATACAGCAAATGGTGGTGGTAAAATAATGGTAACAACAAACGGTGGAACATCCTGGACTCAACAGACAACAGCTGCGTTTAATACTAGTAGCTGGGCTGATTTTGTGCACTTCTTTAATGCAAATGACGGTATTGCAGTAGGTGATCCAAATGGAGGATATTGGGAAATTTATAAAACATCAAATGGTGGTACCACATGGGCAAGAGTTGCAACAGGAAATATACCTGCACCTTCTAGTACAAGTGAGTATGGCTGGACAGGAGTATTTAGTGCAGTAGGTAATACTGTATGGTTTTCTTCAAATACGGGAAGGGTTTATAAATCTACTGATAAGGGAGCTACATGGACAATGGCAGCAACTGGTGCAACAGATATTAATGAAGTGAAATTTATTGATGCAAATAATGGAATAGCCACAAAAAAAGTATATAATACTACAACTGGTGCACTAACAACTTTTTCAACATATAGAACTACTAATGGTGGTACATCTTGGACAGCATTTACTCCAACAGGTTCTGTAAATACTAGTGAAATGGCTCCTGTTCCTGGAACAACAAGTACATGGTATTCAGTAGGTGGAGTTTGGCCATATGTTGCAAGTACTTATGGTTCTTCATACAGTACAGATAATGGTGCGTCATGGACAGCAATTGATGCTTTGCAGTATACAGCTGTTAGTTTCTTTAATGCTAATACAGGATGGGCAGGTGGATTTAATACCAGTGCTTCAGCAGAAGGTATTTTTAAATGGACTCCATGTGCTACAATTGTTAATGATAATAGTAGTATAGCAAGAGATATTCTTATTTATCCTAATCCTGCAGGAAATGAAATTAATATCCTGATGCCTTATTCAGATGGCGAAAAAATTAATATTAACATTATGGATATATATGGTAAACTTTGTAAAAAAATAGTTGTTTATAATAATATTGATAATGCTGCTAAGATTGATATTAGTGAATTGTCTAATGGAATTTATTTAATTCAGGGTGAGTCTTCAAATGGTAAGTTTGTAAGTAAAATCTCTGTTGTTAAATAA
- the mazG gene encoding nucleoside triphosphate pyrophosphohydrolase: protein MMKKYDDLSPFNKLLAIMDELREKCPWDKKQTLESLRRLTIEETYELADAITKNDLNELKKELGDILLHIVFYAKIADEQKAFNIDDVINSICEKLIFRHPHIYSDVVVADDEEVKKNWEALKLKEGNKSVLGGVPVSLPSMVKACRIQEKVRGVGFDWEERTQVWDKVKEELDELIVEANKIDNFKKTELEFGDLLFSVINAARLYDIDPEMALERTNHKFINRFNYLEEQTIKKGCSLHDMTLDEMNEIWEESKKYDK, encoded by the coding sequence ATGATGAAGAAGTATGATGATTTAAGTCCTTTTAATAAGTTGCTAGCTATAATGGACGAGCTTAGAGAAAAATGTCCATGGGATAAAAAACAAACACTTGAAAGTCTTCGAAGACTTACTATTGAAGAAACATATGAGCTAGCAGATGCAATAACAAAAAACGATTTAAATGAATTAAAGAAAGAATTAGGAGATATTTTATTGCACATTGTTTTTTATGCTAAAATTGCAGATGAACAAAAGGCATTTAATATTGATGATGTAATTAATTCTATTTGTGAAAAACTTATTTTTAGACATCCTCATATTTACAGCGATGTTGTAGTTGCAGATGATGAAGAAGTTAAAAAAAACTGGGAAGCCTTAAAACTAAAAGAAGGAAATAAATCAGTATTAGGAGGAGTTCCAGTTTCATTACCTTCAATGGTTAAAGCCTGCAGAATTCAGGAAAAAGTAAGAGGTGTTGGTTTCGACTGGGAAGAACGAACACAGGTTTGGGATAAAGTAAAAGAAGAACTTGATGAACTTATTGTTGAAGCAAATAAAATTGATAATTTCAAGAAAACAGAGCTTGAATTTGGTGATTTGTTATTTTCTGTAATAAATGCAGCAAGACTATATGATATTGATCCCGAAATGGCTTTAGAACGTACCAATCATAAATTTATTAATCGTTTTAACTACCTTGAAGAACAAACAATAAAAAAAGGTTGTTCGTTACATGATATGACACTTGACGAGATGAATGAAATTTGGGAAGAATCAAAGAAATACGACAAATAA